AGGGCGACCTGCGCTTCCTGATCGGCCCGAACGGCGCGGGCAAGACGACGATCGTCGACGCGATCACCGGGCTGGCGCGGTGCACCGGCTCGGTGCAGTTCGGCGGCATCGAGCTCGTCGGGAAGCCGTCGCACAAGATCGTGCGCGCCGGCGTGGGGCGCACGTTCCAGACCGCGAGCGTGTTCGACGAGCTGTCCGTGCTGCAGAACCTCGACATCGCCGCGGGCTCCGGGCGGCGGCTGCCGACCCTGCTGCGGCGCCGGTCCGGGATCCCCGACGAGGTCGCGCAGGCACTGGAGACCATCGGTCTGACCGCGCTCGCGGACGCCCCCGCGGGCGTGCTCGCGCACGGGCAGAAGCAGTGGCTCGAGATCGGCATGCTGCTGGTCCAGGACGCGCGCCTGCTGCTGCTCGACGAGCCCGTCGCCGGCATGAGCCACGCCGAGCGCGAGCAGACCGGGCAGCTGCTGCAGCGCATCGGCGAGCAGCGCACGGTCGTCGTCGTCGAGCACGACATGGAGTTCCTGCGGACGTTCGCGTCGTCCGTGACGGTGCTGCACCAGGGGAAGGTCCTGTCGGAAGGGACCGTCGCCGAGGTGCAGGCCGACCCGTTGGTCGTCGAGGTGTACCTGGGCCGGGGAGCCGGCGCGCGGGGTGCCGCAGGGGAGGTGGCGTGATGCTGGAGCTGACCGGCGTGCATGTCGGGTACGGGCGCACCGCGGTGGTGCACGGCGTGGACGTCGCGGTGGACGCGGACTCGGTCACGGCCGTGATGGGTCACAACGGCGCCGGGAAGACGACGCTGCTGCGCGCCGCGGTCGGGCTGCTGCCCGTGCGGTCGGGCACCGTCCGGCTCGACGGCGACGACGTCACGAGGCTGCGCCCGCACCAGCGCGTGCGGCGCGGGCTCGCGTACGTCCCGCAGGGCCAGCAGTCGTTCGGCACGCTCACCGCGCGCGAGAACCTGCAGCTCGTCGCGGACGGCGCGGGAGCGGCGGGACGCAAGCGGCTCGACGAGTCGCTCGACCTGTTCCCCGCGCTGCGCGGCCTGCTGGGACGACGAGCCGGCCTGCTGTCCGGCGGTCAGCGCCAGCAGCTCGCCATCGCCCGCGCGCTCATCACGGGCCCGAAGGTGCTGATCCTCGACGAGCCGACCGAGGGCATCCAGCCCAACGTCGTGCAGGAGATCGAGGACGCGATCACGTCCCTCACGGCCGCGGGCGGGCTCGCGGTCCTGCTCGTCGAGCAGCACGTGGGGTTCGCGCTGTCCGCCGCGTCCCGCTACTACGTGCTCGAGTCCGGGCGCGTCACCAGCGAGGGTGCGGGCGGGCTCGACCAGGAGGAGGACGTGCGTGCGGCGATGGCGATCTGACGCGGCCGCCGCGCTGCGCGGCACGTGTCAGCAGGGGGGATACGCTCCATGTCCATGAGCACCGGACCGGGCTCCGAGCCGGCCGCACGGGAGACCACCAGCACTCCCACCGACGGCCTGTCGCTGCGCGAGATCGTCTACCACCGCCTGCGGGACGAGATCCTCAACGGCCGGATCAGCCCGCGCGAGCGCCTCACCGAGCCCAAGCTCGGCAAGACGTTCGAGGTGTCCCGCACCCCCGTGCGCGAGGCGCTGTCCCGCCTGCTGTCCGACGGGCTGATCGAGCGCACCGACTTCGGGTACGCGGTCGTCGTGCCGTCCCTGGAGGACCTGCGCAACCTGTACGAGCTGCGGATCACGCTCGAGCTGCGCGGCATCCAGCGGGCGATCGAGAACCCGTCCGTCGTGCACGACGAGGCCGCGCTGCGCACCGAGCTCGAGTTCTGGGTGGGGCTGCGCGACGACCCGCCCGCGCCGGACCCGTCGTTCGTCCTGCTCGACGAGCGCTACCACCAGGTGCTGTCCGCGTCCTCCGGCAACGCGCAGCTCACCGAGGCGCTCGTCGCGGTGAACCAGAAGATCCGCGCCGTGCGGATGCACGACTTCGTCGAGACGTCCCGCATCGCCACGACGATCGACGAGCACGTCGAGATCATCGAGCTCGTCCTGGCCCGCCGTCTGCCCGAGGCGCTCACCGCGCTGCACAAGCACGTCGGCGAGTCCCTCGAGGTGGTCATGGAGCGCGCGACGAGCGCCATGACCCGCATGGCCCTCGCCGGCTAGACCGACCCGGCCCGCGCTCCCTCGCGCGACCCGGCCCGCGCTCCCTCGCGCGACCCCGTCGTTGCTCCGGCTCTGACCGACCGTTCCCGGAGCAACGACGGTCTCGGCGGGTCCTCCTTCTGTCGACCCCGGGGTTGCTCCGGCTCTGGGGCTGCATTCCCGGAGGAATGGCGGGGTCGGCGGTGGGTGGGTCGGTCCTGGCCGACGAGCGTGCGGGACGAACGGGGCGTAACGCGCCGTTCACACGCGGGGCGGGGCGGTGAAACATCCGGTTCGTACCGTCCGGGATACGTCGCTGTATACGCACCACGACCAGCGACGACGACCAGCGACGACGACCAGCGACGAGCCCGACGACCGGCTCGACCGGCTCGACCGGCTCGACGAGACCACGACGAGTCCCACGACGGGGAGGTGCTGCGCATGGCCGGCACGCTGCTCGTCGCGAACCGGGGCGAGGTCGCAGTGCGGATCCTCACCACCGCGCGGCGGCTCGGGTGGCGGACGGTCGCGCTGTGCACGCGCGACGACGCGGCGGCCCCGCACGTGCGGCTGGCCGACGACGTCGTGCACCTGGGGGCCGACCCGCACGCGTACCTCGACGGCGGGCTCGTCCTCGCCGCGGCGCGCCGCGCCGGTGCGACCGCGCTGCACCCGGGCTACGGGTTCCTGTCCGAGGACGCGGCGTTCGCCGCGGACGTCGAGGCCGCGGGGATCACGCTCGTCGGACCGACGCCCGCGCAGGTCGCGACGTTCGGCGACAAGTTCCGCGCCCGGCAGGCGGCGCTCGCGGGCGGGGTCCCGGTCCTGGCCGCGTCGGGCCTGGTGACCACTCATGACGAGGCGATGGCGGCCGCCGAGGAGATCGGCTACCCGGTGATGCTCAAGGCGGTCGCGGGCGGCGGCGGGCTGGGGCTGCGGCGGTGCGCGGACCGGGGCGCGCTGGCCGCGGCGGTCGAGGACGTGCGGCGGGTCGCGGTCGAGCGGCTCGGGAACCCGGCGATGTTCGTCGAGCGGTGCGTGACCCGCGCGCGGCACGTCGAGGTCCAGGCGTTCGGCGACGGTCGCGGACGCGTCGTGACGCTCGGGACGCGGGACTGCTCGTTGCAGCGCCGCCACCAGAAGGTGCTCGAGGAGGCGCCCGCGCCGGGCCTGCCCGACGACCTGCGGGCGCGCCTCGTCGGGTGGTCGCGGGACCTGCTCGCAGCAGCGCGGTACCGGTCGGCGGGCACGGTCGAGTTCGTGGTCGACCTCGACCGCGGCGACGCCGCGCTGCTCGAGGTGAACGCGCGCCTGCAGGTGGAGCACACCGTGACCGAGGAGGTCACGGGCGTGGACCTCGTCGCGTGGATGCTGCGGCTCGCGGACGGCGAGGACGTGCTGGCGCGTCAGCCGGACGACGTCCCGATGCACGGTCACGCGGTGCAGGCGCGCGTGTACGCGGAGGACCCGCGGCGCGGCGGCGTGCCGTCGACGGGCACGCTCACGCACGTCACGCTCCCGCCCGTGCGGATCGACACGTGGGCCGAGCCGGGGCAGCGCGTCACGCCGCACTGGGACCCGCTGCTCGCGAAGGTCGTGGTGCACGGCGCCGACCGCGCGCAGGCGTTCGAGCGCGCGGCGCACGCGCTGACCGGCACGCGCGTCGACGGGGTCGAGACGAACCTGCCGCAGCTGCGGGCCGCGGTCGCGCATCCCCGCGTCCTGGCGGGGCTGCTGGACACCGCGCTGCTCGCGGACGTCGTCGACGACGAGCCGTGGGTCGAGGTGCTGCGCGCGGGGGACATGACGACCGTGCAGGACTGGCCCGGGCGGCGCGGGCTGTGGGAGGTCGGCGTGCCGCCGTCCGGGCCGATGGACGACCTGTCGTTCCGGCTCGGGAACCGCGCGCTCGGCAACGACGAGGGTGCGCCCGGGCTGGAGTGCACGCTCACGGGGCCGCGGCTGCGGTTCAGCCACGCCGCGACGGTGTGCGTCACGGGCGCGCCCGCACCGGTGCGCGTGGACGGGCGGACCGTGCCGCAGTGGGAGCCGGTCGAGGTGCCGGCCGGGGGAGTGCTCGACGTCGGTGCTCCCGGCGGCGCGGGTCTGCGGACGTACGTGCTGGTCGCGGGCGGTCTCGACGTCCCGCTGTACCTGGGCTCGGCGTCGACGTTCACGCTCGGCGGGTTCGGCGGGACGACCGGCCGCGCGCTCGTCGTCGGCGACGTGCTACGCCCCGCCGCACCCGGCACGCCGCCCGGAACGCCGAGCGGAGCGACGCGACGGGACCCGGCGCCCGTGCCCGCCGAGCTGCGGCCGCGGTTCACGCACGCCTGGCGGCTCGCGGTCCAGGAGGGCCCGCACCCCGCGCCGGACTTCCTCACGCGCGAGGACATGGCCACGCTCCTGGGTGCGACGTGGCAGGTGCAGGCGCACGCGAACCGCACGGGCATCCGGCTCTCGGGCCCGCGCCCGCGCTGGGCTCGCCCCGACGGCGGCGAGGCGGGCCTGCACCCGTCGAACGTGCACGACACCCCGTACTCGGTGGGCGCGCTGAACATCAGCGGCGACACCCCGATCCTGCTCGGCCCGGACGGCCCGTCGTTGGGCGGGTTCGCGTGCCCGGTGACGGTCGTCTCGGGGCACCGCTGGAAGCTCGGTCAGATCCGCCCCGGCGACACCGTGCGCCTCGACGCGGTCCCCACCCGCACGGCCGAGCGCCTGCGCACCGACGACCGGCTGCGTGCCGCCGCATTGCTGCCGCCGGGCGTCGCGACCGGCCCGGACGGTGACGACGGCGTGCTCGCGGTGGTCCCGGGCGACGCGAACGACGCGGTCGGCCGCCCGCGGGTGCGCTACCTGCGCGGCGGCGACGACAACGTGCTCGTCGAGTACGGCCCGCCCGTGCTCGACCTGGGGCTGCGGGTGCGGGTGCACGCGCTCGCGGAGGCGCTGCGCGCGCGGGTGCGCGGCGGGCTCGTCGGGGTCGTCGACGTGACGCCCGGGGTGCGGTCCCTGCACGTGCACGTCGACCCGGGTGCGCTGCCGGTGCGCACGCTCGTCGGCGTGCTGGTCGAGCTCGAGCACGCGCTGCCGCACACCGACGACCTCGTCGTGCCGTCGCGGCGCGTGCACCTGCCGCTGTCGTTCGACGACCCCGTGGTCGGCGCGGCCGTCGGGCGGTACGTCGCGGGCGTGCGCCCGCACGCGCCGTGGCTGCCGTCGAACGCCGAGTTCGTGCGGCGCGTCAACGGGCTGGACTCGGTCGACGACGTGCTCGCGACGATGGTCGCGGCCGAGTACCTGGTGCTCGGGCTGGGCGACGTGTACCTGGGCGCGCCGCTCGCGGTCCCGCTCGACCCGCGGCACCGCCTGCTGACGACGAAGTACAACCCCGCGCGCACGTGGACCGCCGAGGGCACGGTGGGCCTGGGCGGGCAGTACCTGTGCGTGTACGGCATGGACTCCCCGGGCGGGTACCAGCTCGTCGGGCGGACCGTGCCCGTGTGGTCCGCGTACGCGCAGCACGGCACGTTCGAGCCGGGCGTGCCGTGGCTGCTGCGGTTCTTCGACCGGATCGTGTGGCACCCGGTGACGCCCGACGAGCTGCAGGTCTGGCGCGAGGACCTGGCCTCCGGGCGCCGCACGCTCGAGGTCGAGGACGGCTGGTTCTCCGCGCGCGAGCACCGCGAGGCGCTCGAGCGGGACGCCGACGAGATCGCGGCCGTGACCGCGCGGCGCGCGGAGTCGTTCGCGGCCGAGCGGGCCGCGTGGGCGGCGGCGGGCGAGCTCGACGCGCCCGACGAGGCCGCCATCGCGCCTGCGTTCACCGCCGCGACCCGCACCGCCCCGCCGGGGTGCGTGCTCGTCGAGGCGCCCATGGTCGGCGCGGTGTGGCGCATCGAGGCGCGGGTCGGCGAGCGTGTGCGGGCCGGTGACGCGCTCGTCGCGCTCGAGGCCATGAAGCTCGAGCTCGCCGTGCCCGTGCCCGTCGACGGGCGGCTCGTCGAGGTGCTCGTCGAGCCCGGTCAGCAGGTCGCGCCCGGTGAGGCGCTCGCGGTCGTGGCGGTCGGCCCGTGACGACACAGACGAAGGAGGTCCCGTGCACCTGACCCCGTCGGACACCGAGAAGCTGCTGCTCGCGGTCGCGGGCATGGTCGCGCGCGACCGGCTCGCGCGCGGCGTGCGGCTCAACTACCCGGAGACGGTCGCGCTGCTCACCACGTGGGTGATCGAGCGTGCCCGCGAGGGGAGGTCGGTCGAGGACCTCATGGTCGAGGGCCGGCAGGTGCTGGGCCGCGACGACGTGATGGACGGCGTCGCGCAGATGCTGCCCGACGTGCAGGTCGAGGCGACGTTCCCGGACGGGCTCAAGCTCGTCACCATCCACGAGCCGATCGCGTAGGGGGCGGCACATGGCGAGCACGACGACGAGCGGGCCGGGTGCGGTGCGCCTGGCACCGGGCCGCGAGGACGAGCCCGTGGTCCTCAACGGCGACCGCGCACCGCACGAGCGGCTCACGCTCGTCGTGACGAACACCGGGGACCGTCCGGTGCAGGTGGGGTCGCACGTGCACCTGCCCGACGCGAACACGGCGCTCGACTTCGACCGCGCGGCGGCGCACGGCTTCCGGCTGGACCTGCCGTCGGGCACGTCGCGGCGGTTCGAGCCCGGCGCGTCGGCGCGCGTGGACGCGGTGACGATCCGCGGCGCGCGGCGCGTGCCGGGGCTGCAGCGCGGCAAGGCGGACGGCGGCGCACTGGGTCCCGTGCGCGACGTCGCGAGCGAGACGGTCGCGAGCGGGACGGAGGCCTGAGGCGTGGTCGAGATCTCGCGCGCGCGGTACGTCGCGCTGTACGGCCCGACCACGGGCGACCAGGTGCGCCTGGGCGACACGGACCTGTGGATCGAGGTCACCGAGGACCGCACGTACGGCGGAGACGAGGCGGTGTTCGGCGGCGGCAAGTCGATCCGCGAGTCGATGGCGCAGGGCACGACGACGCGCGCGGCGGGCGCACTCGACACCGTCATCACCAACGCCGTGGTGCTCGACTGGTGGGGCGTGGTGCGCGCGGACGTCGGCATCCGCGACGGCCGCATCGTCGCGCTCGGCCGGGCCGGCAACCCGGACGTCGCCGACGGCGTGCACCCCGACCTGCACATCGGCCCGTCGACGGACGTCATCTCCGGCGAGGGCAAGATCCTCACCGCGGGCGGCATCGACTCGCACGTGCACCTGCTATCCCCGTCGCAGGTGCACGAGGCGCTCGCGACCGGCCTGACGACGATCGTCGGCGGCGG
The sequence above is a segment of the Cellulomonas palmilytica genome. Coding sequences within it:
- the urtD gene encoding urea ABC transporter ATP-binding protein UrtD, coding for MTDDTTPVPDEVEVQLDPQALEAVIAAPESRFRHDYLEVRGLRVEFDGFVAVDGVDLTVTQGDLRFLIGPNGAGKTTIVDAITGLARCTGSVQFGGIELVGKPSHKIVRAGVGRTFQTASVFDELSVLQNLDIAAGSGRRLPTLLRRRSGIPDEVAQALETIGLTALADAPAGVLAHGQKQWLEIGMLLVQDARLLLLDEPVAGMSHAEREQTGQLLQRIGEQRTVVVVEHDMEFLRTFASSVTVLHQGKVLSEGTVAEVQADPLVVEVYLGRGAGARGAAGEVA
- the urtE gene encoding urea ABC transporter ATP-binding subunit UrtE, giving the protein MLELTGVHVGYGRTAVVHGVDVAVDADSVTAVMGHNGAGKTTLLRAAVGLLPVRSGTVRLDGDDVTRLRPHQRVRRGLAYVPQGQQSFGTLTARENLQLVADGAGAAGRKRLDESLDLFPALRGLLGRRAGLLSGGQRQQLAIARALITGPKVLILDEPTEGIQPNVVQEIEDAITSLTAAGGLAVLLVEQHVGFALSAASRYYVLESGRVTSEGAGGLDQEEDVRAAMAI
- a CDS encoding GntR family transcriptional regulator, which encodes MSTGPGSEPAARETTSTPTDGLSLREIVYHRLRDEILNGRISPRERLTEPKLGKTFEVSRTPVREALSRLLSDGLIERTDFGYAVVVPSLEDLRNLYELRITLELRGIQRAIENPSVVHDEAALRTELEFWVGLRDDPPAPDPSFVLLDERYHQVLSASSGNAQLTEALVAVNQKIRAVRMHDFVETSRIATTIDEHVEIIELVLARRLPEALTALHKHVGESLEVVMERATSAMTRMALAG
- the uca gene encoding urea carboxylase; amino-acid sequence: MAGTLLVANRGEVAVRILTTARRLGWRTVALCTRDDAAAPHVRLADDVVHLGADPHAYLDGGLVLAAARRAGATALHPGYGFLSEDAAFAADVEAAGITLVGPTPAQVATFGDKFRARQAALAGGVPVLAASGLVTTHDEAMAAAEEIGYPVMLKAVAGGGGLGLRRCADRGALAAAVEDVRRVAVERLGNPAMFVERCVTRARHVEVQAFGDGRGRVVTLGTRDCSLQRRHQKVLEEAPAPGLPDDLRARLVGWSRDLLAAARYRSAGTVEFVVDLDRGDAALLEVNARLQVEHTVTEEVTGVDLVAWMLRLADGEDVLARQPDDVPMHGHAVQARVYAEDPRRGGVPSTGTLTHVTLPPVRIDTWAEPGQRVTPHWDPLLAKVVVHGADRAQAFERAAHALTGTRVDGVETNLPQLRAAVAHPRVLAGLLDTALLADVVDDEPWVEVLRAGDMTTVQDWPGRRGLWEVGVPPSGPMDDLSFRLGNRALGNDEGAPGLECTLTGPRLRFSHAATVCVTGAPAPVRVDGRTVPQWEPVEVPAGGVLDVGAPGGAGLRTYVLVAGGLDVPLYLGSASTFTLGGFGGTTGRALVVGDVLRPAAPGTPPGTPSGATRRDPAPVPAELRPRFTHAWRLAVQEGPHPAPDFLTREDMATLLGATWQVQAHANRTGIRLSGPRPRWARPDGGEAGLHPSNVHDTPYSVGALNISGDTPILLGPDGPSLGGFACPVTVVSGHRWKLGQIRPGDTVRLDAVPTRTAERLRTDDRLRAAALLPPGVATGPDGDDGVLAVVPGDANDAVGRPRVRYLRGGDDNVLVEYGPPVLDLGLRVRVHALAEALRARVRGGLVGVVDVTPGVRSLHVHVDPGALPVRTLVGVLVELEHALPHTDDLVVPSRRVHLPLSFDDPVVGAAVGRYVAGVRPHAPWLPSNAEFVRRVNGLDSVDDVLATMVAAEYLVLGLGDVYLGAPLAVPLDPRHRLLTTKYNPARTWTAEGTVGLGGQYLCVYGMDSPGGYQLVGRTVPVWSAYAQHGTFEPGVPWLLRFFDRIVWHPVTPDELQVWREDLASGRRTLEVEDGWFSAREHREALERDADEIAAVTARRAESFAAERAAWAAAGELDAPDEAAIAPAFTAATRTAPPGCVLVEAPMVGAVWRIEARVGERVRAGDALVALEAMKLELAVPVPVDGRLVEVLVEPGQQVAPGEALAVVAVGP
- a CDS encoding urease subunit gamma, translating into MHLTPSDTEKLLLAVAGMVARDRLARGVRLNYPETVALLTTWVIERAREGRSVEDLMVEGRQVLGRDDVMDGVAQMLPDVQVEATFPDGLKLVTIHEPIA
- the ureB gene encoding urease subunit beta; this encodes MASTTTSGPGAVRLAPGREDEPVVLNGDRAPHERLTLVVTNTGDRPVQVGSHVHLPDANTALDFDRAAAHGFRLDLPSGTSRRFEPGASARVDAVTIRGARRVPGLQRGKADGGALGPVRDVASETVASGTEA